A genomic window from Brassica oleracea var. oleracea cultivar TO1000 chromosome C8, BOL, whole genome shotgun sequence includes:
- the LOC106310860 gene encoding heavy metal-associated isoprenylated plant protein 26: protein MLDWIHGNSRLPLALSVVELLVDMDCQGCEKKVRRAISKLDGVDTVEIDVDQQKVTVTGYVDREDVLRMVKRTGRAAEFWPFPYNGYYGDYYTYPSQYLEQPIQKINHAENTISYNGKHDFYDDSSITGYNYPRPPQKVDENALHLFSDDNVHACAVM from the exons ATGCTTGATTGGATACATGGAAACTCTCGGTTACCACTCGCTTTATCT GTTGTGGAGCTTTTGGTAGATATGGATTGCCAAGGATGTGAAAAGAAAGTCCGAAGAGCTATTTCCAAACTTGATG GAGTGGATACGGTGGAGATAGACGTGGATCAACAAAAAGTGACGGTCACAGGGTACGTTGATCGGGAAGATGTTCTTAGAATGGTGAAACGAACGGGACGAGCAGCAGAGTTCTGGCCATTTCCTTATAATGGATATTATGGCGACTACTATACGTATCCTTCTCAATACTTGGAACAACCGATTCAGAAGATAAACCATGCAGAGAATACTATTTCATACAATGGCAAACACGACTTCTATGACGACTCTTCTATAACCGGTTATAATTATCCTCGTCCACCACAAAAAGTTGATGAAAATGCTCTTCATCTTTTTAGCGATGATAATGTACATGCTTGTGCTGTCATGTGA